A stretch of Triticum aestivum cultivar Chinese Spring chromosome 1D, IWGSC CS RefSeq v2.1, whole genome shotgun sequence DNA encodes these proteins:
- the LOC123175730 gene encoding uncharacterized protein, with translation MAAVRCAARRLGGSLFQRAQAEEGRRLVPSRLMRSRHLSNSTEQASKIKQKEEELYDAISKAEQKKKELFDAIYNAGKISTTTGQHLSVQATQGADDPLRWMRYAMRARGVFELAAKMTLTFMAFAFAFGSKANKVVEAKEDQ, from the exons ATGGCGGCGGTTCGATGCGCGGCGAGGAGGCTCGGCGGCTCCCTGTTCCAGCGAGCGCAGGCGGAGGAGGGACGCCGGCTCGTGCCAAGCAGGCTCATGCGCTCCCGCCACCTCTCCAACTCCACCGAG CAAGCTTCAAAGATCAAGCAGAAGGAGGAGGAGCTGTATGATGCGATATCCAAAGCAGAGCAGAAGAAGAAGGAGCTGTTTGATGCGATTTATAACGCGGGGAAGATTTCCACCACTACTGGCCAGCATCTTTCTGTACAAGCCACTCAAGGAGCAGATGACCCTCT GCGCTGGATGCGGTACGCAATGAGAGCTCGGGGTGTGTTCGAGTTAGCTGCCAAGATGACATTAACATTTATGGCCTTTGCTTTTGCGTTTGGTTCCAAAGCCAACAAGGTGGTAGAAGCCAAGGAAGACCAGTGA
- the LOC123175743 gene encoding uncharacterized protein: MHGTVRVNRNKLMRVAGEAAAAEFSGVAYARASSKPSNASAASCPGGRGWRGRPQLQGRLRVCRAGPPGRREQLPPLSSEILWHGTYSLTSHRTRSVNLLLLVCIKVQIFYLNFNSLVMFSLHKAILQKLLKKYLYVHHGTITRIYAQNIYMYTMESMGCKYMYMCSN; this comes from the exons ATGCACGGTACGGTCAGGGTCAACCGCAACAAGCTGATGCGGGTCGCCGGCGAGGCGGCCGCGGCGGAGTTCTCCGGCGTCGCGTATGCCAGAGCGTCGTCGAAGCCGTCCAACGCATCCGCCGCCTCGTGTCCTGGAGGCCGGGGCTGGCGCGGGCGGCCACAACTACAAGGGCGCCTCCGCGTGTGCCGTGCTGGCCCACCTGGCCGGCGGGAACAGCTGCCACCTCTCTCATCT GAAATACTTTGGCATGGTACGTACAGTTTGACCAGCCACAGGACCAGGTCAGTTAACCTACTCCTTTTAGTCTGCATCAAGGTACAGATCTTTTATCTGAATTTTAACAGTCTGGTGATGTTTTCACTACACAAAGCCATTTTACAGAAGTTGCTGAAAAAATATTTATATGTACACCATGGTACCATAACAAGGATATACGCACAAAATATTTATATGTACACCATGGAATCAATGGGCTGCAAGTATATGTATATGTGCTCTAACTGA
- the LOC123182978 gene encoding uncharacterized protein isoform X1, whose translation MFLLVARPSAALLPAGWLVFYLWMVVHVTPVPKKYGTLCPCLSLMRSLPLMDCSCSSDKEPDSLLRDNVKQAVLHGLQDALGKSKNDDISGLKLSVIREGVAAALKESLSQYNICFYCDDTDPHIRIMIQEAVEEGLKAYGYQIPKKDSKSGESPSLMSGHAHSTGAEFSAHGAASCDPGFGLPGSSQPNDPSDEEFDPRLLALMRYVGHCVTKSVGIGFEDALKRKLQPDSGEPTLNQDEEADDEPDEDWTFSDARFARQNRRFRKSEEKKEQKRREQDAKYTKLMKEKAARAEEARKEDRLEFIKEGVLGLQKSLGKVGESVDAGFNKSQQAIDTAYQLELVNSQTLLLSLGVLEDMSKDLGYLMFKAAQETKRLESEKLWVYVGLEKLSQKLPFNLAVHVKSIVRNVNESKALYPIAGCAIVLSRAHFTPLEWVEIAKISNDDWVEKWTKKLQEVHERSKNKTG comes from the exons ATGTTCCTGCTGGTAGCTCGTCCGTCTGCTGCGCTTCTGCCTGCAGGATGGCTCGTTTTCTACCTCTGGATGGTGGTGCACGTTACTCCTGTACCAAAAAAGTATGGCACTCTCTGCCCCTGTCTCTCCCTGATGAGATCTCTCCCCTTGATGGACTGTTCATGTTCTTCTGATAAG GAGCCTGACAGTCTGCTGAGGGACAATGTTAAGCAGGCAGTTTTGCATGGTTTACAGGATGCCCTTGGGAAGTCAAAGAAT GATGACATTTCGGGATTGAAGCTCTCAGTTATCCGAGAGGGCGTGGCTGCAGCCCTGAAGGAATCTTTGTCCCAGTACAACATCTGTTTCTATTGTGATGATACT GATCCTCACATCAGGATAATGATACAAGAGGCAGTCGAAGAGGGGCTGAAAGCT TATGGATACCAGATTCCCAAGAAAGATTCTAAAAGTGGGGAATCACCTTCTTTGATGTCTGGCCATGCCCATTCCACT GGTGCTGAGTTCTCTGCCCATGGTGCTGCCAGTTGTGATCCTGGATTTGGGTTGCCTGGTTCCTCCCAGCCCAAT GACCCTTCTGATGAAGAATTCGATCCCCGCCTCCTAGCCTTGATGCGCTACGTGGGTCACTGTGTGACCAAGTCTGTTGGCATAGGCTTTGAAGATGCGTTGAAGAGGAAGCTGCAACCTGATTCTGGGGAACCCACCCTTAAT CAGgatgaggaagctgatgatgaacCTGATGAGGATTGGACCTTCAGTGATGCCAGGTTTGCAAGGCAGAATCGCAGATTCAGAAAGTCTGAAGAGAAGAAGGAACAGAAAAGGAGAGAGCAAGATGCTAAGTACACAAAACTGATGAAAGAGAAGGCTGCAAGAGCTGAGGAGGCGAGAAAGGAGGACCGGCTGGAGTTTATCAAAGAAGGCGTCTTGGGGTTACAGAAGTCTCTAGGCAAAGTTGGTGAGAGTGTCGATGCTGGCTTTAACAAAAGCCAGCAGGCCATTGACACTGCTTATCAACTAGAGCTTGTGAACTCCCAgactcttcttctctccctcggTGTCTTGGAGGATATGTCTAAGGATTTGGGTTACTTGATGTTCAAAGCTGCTCAAGAGACGAAGAGGCTGGAATCTGAAAAGCTTTGGGTATATGTTGGACTTGAGAAGCTCAGTCAGAAGCTGCCTTTCAATCTTGCTGTGCACGTGAAGAGCATCGTGAGGAACGTCAATGAGTCGAAGGCGCTATACCCCATTGCGGGGTGTGCCATTGTTCTCAGCAGGGCGCATTTCACACCGCTGGAGTGGGTTGAGATAGCCAAGATCTCAAATGACGATTGGGTCGAGAAATGGACCAAGAAGCTTCAGGAAGTTCATGAGAGGAGCAAGAACAAGACTGGATAA
- the LOC123182978 gene encoding uncharacterized protein isoform X3 — MAARTALVSALNGFRAVRQVTRMVDVPAGSSSVCCASACRMARFLPLDGGARYSCTKKEPDSLLRDNVKQAVLHGLQDALGKSKNDDISGLKLSVIREGVAAALKESLSQYNICFYCDDTDPHIRIMIQEAVEEGLKAYGYQIPKKDSKSGESPSLMSGHAHSTGAEFSAHGAASCDPGFGLPGSSQPNDPSDEEFDPRLLALMRYVGHCVTKSVGIGFEDALKRKLQPDSGEPTLNQDEEADDEPDEDWTFSDARFARQNRRFRKSEEKKEQKRREQDAKYTKLMKEKAARAEEARKEDRLEFIKEGVLGLQKSLGKVGESVDAGFNKSQQAIDTAYQLELVNSQTLLLSLGVLEDMSKDLGYLMFKAAQETKRLESEKLWVYVGLEKLSQKLPFNLAVHVKSIVRNVNESKALYPIAGCAIVLSRAHFTPLEWVEIAKISNDDWVEKWTKKLQEVHERSKNKTG, encoded by the exons ATGGCGGCCAGGACCGCCCTTGTATCTGCCTTGAACGGGTTTCGAGCCGTTCGTCAGGTTACCAG GATGGTGGATGTTCCTGCTGGTAGCTCGTCCGTCTGCTGCGCTTCTGCCTGCAGGATGGCTCGTTTTCTACCTCTGGATGGTGGTGCACGTTACTCCTGTACCAAAAAA GAGCCTGACAGTCTGCTGAGGGACAATGTTAAGCAGGCAGTTTTGCATGGTTTACAGGATGCCCTTGGGAAGTCAAAGAAT GATGACATTTCGGGATTGAAGCTCTCAGTTATCCGAGAGGGCGTGGCTGCAGCCCTGAAGGAATCTTTGTCCCAGTACAACATCTGTTTCTATTGTGATGATACT GATCCTCACATCAGGATAATGATACAAGAGGCAGTCGAAGAGGGGCTGAAAGCT TATGGATACCAGATTCCCAAGAAAGATTCTAAAAGTGGGGAATCACCTTCTTTGATGTCTGGCCATGCCCATTCCACT GGTGCTGAGTTCTCTGCCCATGGTGCTGCCAGTTGTGATCCTGGATTTGGGTTGCCTGGTTCCTCCCAGCCCAAT GACCCTTCTGATGAAGAATTCGATCCCCGCCTCCTAGCCTTGATGCGCTACGTGGGTCACTGTGTGACCAAGTCTGTTGGCATAGGCTTTGAAGATGCGTTGAAGAGGAAGCTGCAACCTGATTCTGGGGAACCCACCCTTAAT CAGgatgaggaagctgatgatgaacCTGATGAGGATTGGACCTTCAGTGATGCCAGGTTTGCAAGGCAGAATCGCAGATTCAGAAAGTCTGAAGAGAAGAAGGAACAGAAAAGGAGAGAGCAAGATGCTAAGTACACAAAACTGATGAAAGAGAAGGCTGCAAGAGCTGAGGAGGCGAGAAAGGAGGACCGGCTGGAGTTTATCAAAGAAGGCGTCTTGGGGTTACAGAAGTCTCTAGGCAAAGTTGGTGAGAGTGTCGATGCTGGCTTTAACAAAAGCCAGCAGGCCATTGACACTGCTTATCAACTAGAGCTTGTGAACTCCCAgactcttcttctctccctcggTGTCTTGGAGGATATGTCTAAGGATTTGGGTTACTTGATGTTCAAAGCTGCTCAAGAGACGAAGAGGCTGGAATCTGAAAAGCTTTGGGTATATGTTGGACTTGAGAAGCTCAGTCAGAAGCTGCCTTTCAATCTTGCTGTGCACGTGAAGAGCATCGTGAGGAACGTCAATGAGTCGAAGGCGCTATACCCCATTGCGGGGTGTGCCATTGTTCTCAGCAGGGCGCATTTCACACCGCTGGAGTGGGTTGAGATAGCCAAGATCTCAAATGACGATTGGGTCGAGAAATGGACCAAGAAGCTTCAGGAAGTTCATGAGAGGAGCAAGAACAAGACTGGATAA
- the LOC123182978 gene encoding uncharacterized protein isoform X2 codes for MFLLVARPSAALLPAGWLVFYLWMVVHVTPVPKKYGTLCPCLSLMRSLPLMDCSCSSDKEPDSLLRDNVKQAVLHGLQDALGKSKNDDISGLKLSVIREGVAAALKESLSQYNICFYCDDTDPHIRIMIQEAVEEGLKAYGYQIPKKDSKSGESPSLMSGHAHSTGAEFSAHGAASCDPGFGLPGSSQPNDPSDEEFDPRLLALMRYVGHCVTKSVGIGFEDALKRKLQPDSGEPTLNDEEADDEPDEDWTFSDARFARQNRRFRKSEEKKEQKRREQDAKYTKLMKEKAARAEEARKEDRLEFIKEGVLGLQKSLGKVGESVDAGFNKSQQAIDTAYQLELVNSQTLLLSLGVLEDMSKDLGYLMFKAAQETKRLESEKLWVYVGLEKLSQKLPFNLAVHVKSIVRNVNESKALYPIAGCAIVLSRAHFTPLEWVEIAKISNDDWVEKWTKKLQEVHERSKNKTG; via the exons ATGTTCCTGCTGGTAGCTCGTCCGTCTGCTGCGCTTCTGCCTGCAGGATGGCTCGTTTTCTACCTCTGGATGGTGGTGCACGTTACTCCTGTACCAAAAAAGTATGGCACTCTCTGCCCCTGTCTCTCCCTGATGAGATCTCTCCCCTTGATGGACTGTTCATGTTCTTCTGATAAG GAGCCTGACAGTCTGCTGAGGGACAATGTTAAGCAGGCAGTTTTGCATGGTTTACAGGATGCCCTTGGGAAGTCAAAGAAT GATGACATTTCGGGATTGAAGCTCTCAGTTATCCGAGAGGGCGTGGCTGCAGCCCTGAAGGAATCTTTGTCCCAGTACAACATCTGTTTCTATTGTGATGATACT GATCCTCACATCAGGATAATGATACAAGAGGCAGTCGAAGAGGGGCTGAAAGCT TATGGATACCAGATTCCCAAGAAAGATTCTAAAAGTGGGGAATCACCTTCTTTGATGTCTGGCCATGCCCATTCCACT GGTGCTGAGTTCTCTGCCCATGGTGCTGCCAGTTGTGATCCTGGATTTGGGTTGCCTGGTTCCTCCCAGCCCAAT GACCCTTCTGATGAAGAATTCGATCCCCGCCTCCTAGCCTTGATGCGCTACGTGGGTCACTGTGTGACCAAGTCTGTTGGCATAGGCTTTGAAGATGCGTTGAAGAGGAAGCTGCAACCTGATTCTGGGGAACCCACCCTTAAT gatgaggaagctgatgatgaacCTGATGAGGATTGGACCTTCAGTGATGCCAGGTTTGCAAGGCAGAATCGCAGATTCAGAAAGTCTGAAGAGAAGAAGGAACAGAAAAGGAGAGAGCAAGATGCTAAGTACACAAAACTGATGAAAGAGAAGGCTGCAAGAGCTGAGGAGGCGAGAAAGGAGGACCGGCTGGAGTTTATCAAAGAAGGCGTCTTGGGGTTACAGAAGTCTCTAGGCAAAGTTGGTGAGAGTGTCGATGCTGGCTTTAACAAAAGCCAGCAGGCCATTGACACTGCTTATCAACTAGAGCTTGTGAACTCCCAgactcttcttctctccctcggTGTCTTGGAGGATATGTCTAAGGATTTGGGTTACTTGATGTTCAAAGCTGCTCAAGAGACGAAGAGGCTGGAATCTGAAAAGCTTTGGGTATATGTTGGACTTGAGAAGCTCAGTCAGAAGCTGCCTTTCAATCTTGCTGTGCACGTGAAGAGCATCGTGAGGAACGTCAATGAGTCGAAGGCGCTATACCCCATTGCGGGGTGTGCCATTGTTCTCAGCAGGGCGCATTTCACACCGCTGGAGTGGGTTGAGATAGCCAAGATCTCAAATGACGATTGGGTCGAGAAATGGACCAAGAAGCTTCAGGAAGTTCATGAGAGGAGCAAGAACAAGACTGGATAA